TTTCTTTTAGTTTAAAAAAAGCAATGCAAGAAAAACGTTTATCTAAAATTTTATTTTTTTTTGGACCAAAAGGAGTAGGAAAAAATACATGTGCACATATTTTAGCTAATGAATTGAATTCTTTTTCCTCATTAGAAGAGATTTCTTTAAATAGGTTTGAGATTAATGGTTTTTTTCATTCCTCCTTAGAAGATATTTATAAAATTATTCATAAATCTCGCTCTTTCCCTAAAAAGGGAAATTACAACATATTTATTATAAATGATATAGATAGATTTTCTAGAGATTTTTTTGATTTTTTTTTGAGATTTATAGAAGAAAAAAATCCGCATATATTATTTATTTTTTGCGGAACAAAAGAAAAAATAGTTCCAGAATTTATTCTATCACGTTGTCAAATTTTTGAATTTGAAATAATTTCTGTAAAAGACATTTTTTTTCATTTAAAAATGATAGCTGAAAAAGAAAACATAGAAATAGAAAATGAATCTTTATTGATTATTTCTAAGCATGTAAAAGGATCTCTTAGCAAAGCTATTCATTTATTTGATAGATTCATATCATATAATGGAAAAAAAATACAAAAATGTTTTATCATGAATAAATTGGGAATAATTGATATCAAGTACTATTTTAAAATAGTAGATAATCTTTTGGATAAAAATGTTTATAAAACATTGAAACTGTTCAATAAAATTTTTCAAAAAAAAATTGAATCTTATAATCTGGTAGTAGGTTTAACTAAACATTTCAGAAATTTACTTTTTTCTAAAAATTATGAAACAATTTCTATTTTAAAATTTAAAAAGGAAATTATACAATCTTATATTGAACAATCAGAAAAAATATCTTTCTTTTTTTTAATTCATGCTTTGAGTGTTTTCCATCGTTTGGAAAAAGAATACAAATTAAACAATCAAAATTTCAGATTGACAGTAGAAATACAATTAATTCAATTGGCACATTTCTTTTCTATTCACAAAAAAAAACATGAAAATTCTCTAATAGAAAAAGAGAATAAAGAATTTTTCTCTTATAAAGAGAATGAAAAAATTCATTTTTTACAAAAAAATTGGATTGAATTTGTACAAAAATTTTCAGAAAAGATAGATCCTATTTATTTGGATTTTTTGAAAGATGAAACACAATTTCAAGTCATAAAAAATAAAATATTTTTTATAATTCCTTGTAAACTGGAAAATAGAGATTTTTTATTAATTCAAACCAATTTTGAAAAATTTTTCAAAAGAAAGTTAAATAATCCACATTTGGAATTTAA
This genomic window from Blattabacterium cuenoti contains:
- a CDS encoding AAA family ATPase codes for the protein MNKVFYDKIVLADKYKPLRWNDLVGQEKISFSLKKAMQEKRLSKILFFFGPKGVGKNTCAHILANELNSFSSLEEISLNRFEINGFFHSSLEDIYKIIHKSRSFPKKGNYNIFIINDIDRFSRDFFDFFLRFIEEKNPHILFIFCGTKEKIVPEFILSRCQIFEFEIISVKDIFFHLKMIAEKENIEIENESLLIISKHVKGSLSKAIHLFDRFISYNGKKIQKCFIMNKLGIIDIKYYFKIVDNLLDKNVYKTLKLFNKIFQKKIESYNLVVGLTKHFRNLLFSKNYETISILKFKKEIIQSYIEQSEKISFFFLIHALSVFHRLEKEYKLNNQNFRLTVEIQLIQLAHFFSIHKKKHENSLIEKENKEFFSYKENEKIHFLQKNWIEFVQKFSEKIDPIYLDFLKDETQFQVIKNKIFFIIPCKLENRDFLLIQTNFEKFFKRKLNNPHLEFKIIKKDSKEYPIPIEQYNFLSQKNKLVETLIKRLNLKISSSTIQEEKKLL